A window of the Thalassospira sp. TSL5-1 genome harbors these coding sequences:
- a CDS encoding DUF3772 domain-containing protein, protein MFRRVLMLVLFGLFVASASAGLAGGAWAQSNGDGNEEANVLENSQKTLAHWNKTFDTVEKQLSNSSVSGRELADSRSDLERAIDSTRDLETLAQEKLERLNAALGKLGPKPEGDASEVPAVTAERDRLNKEIARVSGIQKQGELAAFRAGELLDQVGRLSRERFTRRIFSRADVPWDPAVWQKSWAEAMRLPEVVRSRYSDVNLADHIGDRLEDVAPELVFLLFAIAAALIGGEVVVFRLLPLRWRQAKGDDRLALISGIRFTLTAIVPGVLLFVFYRIIASQGDLMEGSGGELITQFFFAALFLLFVGASVRSVFSPFAPQMRSAGTTTTGARVVGISALFAAIVFAFDIVLLQGATTIGASLDLALVQSLSNMTLICAVMFIAALGVWWEHDAIDEQQSWWRKIERRCRRVVLFVSVILPFLSFVGYVALARFVLENMMLALAFTTSYWILREFLRALVHIYLIKPDAEKDENATDAVHGTLYFWLRVTIDAMMLIIAVPTAIMVFTDIAWTDLISAVETAFVGIQIGSINFSLRAILIGVFLFLLLLSLMRFFQRMLNTRVLPNTKLDQGLQHSVSAIFGYVGIGLAVLIAVSAAGVDLSNLAIIAGAISVGIGFGMQSIVNNFVSGLILLIERPIKVGDWIVVGADQGFVKDIRVRATEIETFDRSSVVIPNSELISNRVLNWTLKERSGRGIVPIGVSYSADANQVRDILLEMADKRREILSYPAPQVVFIGFGESSLDFELRYFLRDIGDVLAVASSIRFEVLERFREEGIEIPFPQRDVNLRDIDRLEDAIRSLARQNGSKKDQADNHPPEAEADRELVEGGKTPPADGAGAAGPQLDKSQTAIPSDSSTSEIPGSATPATRELPDGDR, encoded by the coding sequence GATCTGGAAACCCTGGCGCAGGAAAAGCTTGAACGTTTGAATGCAGCCCTTGGCAAGCTGGGGCCCAAACCGGAAGGAGATGCGTCGGAAGTACCGGCGGTGACAGCGGAGCGGGACCGGTTAAACAAGGAAATCGCCCGGGTTAGCGGTATTCAGAAACAGGGGGAGCTGGCGGCCTTCCGGGCTGGTGAATTGCTGGACCAGGTTGGTCGTCTGTCGCGTGAACGCTTTACCCGCCGTATTTTCAGCCGGGCCGATGTGCCGTGGGACCCTGCCGTTTGGCAAAAAAGCTGGGCCGAGGCGATGCGCCTGCCCGAAGTGGTGCGCAGCCGTTATTCCGATGTCAATCTGGCCGACCATATTGGTGACCGTCTTGAAGATGTGGCCCCGGAGCTGGTGTTTTTGCTGTTTGCCATTGCCGCGGCTCTGATTGGTGGCGAGGTCGTGGTATTCCGGCTTTTGCCGCTGCGCTGGCGGCAGGCCAAGGGCGATGACAGGCTGGCCCTGATATCGGGCATACGTTTCACGCTAACGGCGATTGTGCCGGGCGTGTTGCTGTTTGTGTTTTATCGCATTATTGCCTCCCAGGGCGATTTGATGGAAGGAAGCGGCGGGGAGCTGATTACACAGTTCTTTTTTGCCGCCTTGTTCCTGCTGTTTGTCGGGGCGTCCGTTCGCAGTGTGTTTTCGCCTTTTGCCCCGCAAATGCGATCTGCAGGCACGACGACGACCGGTGCCCGCGTGGTGGGCATTTCTGCCCTGTTTGCTGCTATTGTGTTTGCCTTTGACATTGTGTTGCTGCAAGGCGCGACAACGATTGGCGCATCGCTGGATCTTGCGCTTGTGCAAAGCTTGAGCAACATGACCCTGATTTGTGCTGTGATGTTTATTGCAGCCCTTGGTGTCTGGTGGGAACATGATGCGATTGACGAACAGCAAAGCTGGTGGCGCAAGATCGAACGGCGCTGCCGCCGGGTTGTGCTGTTTGTGTCGGTTATTTTGCCGTTTCTGTCTTTTGTCGGCTATGTAGCACTAGCACGGTTTGTGCTGGAAAACATGATGCTGGCGCTGGCCTTTACCACCAGCTATTGGATATTGCGCGAGTTTTTGCGGGCGCTGGTTCATATCTATTTGATCAAGCCAGACGCCGAAAAGGACGAAAACGCCACCGATGCTGTGCATGGCACCCTGTATTTCTGGTTGCGGGTGACGATTGATGCCATGATGCTGATTATCGCGGTTCCCACCGCGATCATGGTGTTTACCGACATTGCCTGGACGGATTTGATCAGCGCGGTCGAGACGGCGTTTGTTGGCATCCAGATTGGCAGCATCAATTTTTCCCTGCGTGCCATTTTAATTGGCGTATTCCTGTTCCTGCTGCTGTTAAGCCTGATGCGGTTTTTCCAGCGGATGCTCAATACCCGTGTGCTGCCCAATACCAAGCTGGATCAGGGTTTGCAGCATTCGGTGTCGGCCATATTCGGCTATGTCGGCATTGGCCTTGCGGTGCTGATTGCGGTGTCAGCTGCCGGGGTTGACCTGTCAAACCTTGCCATTATCGCCGGTGCTATTTCCGTTGGTATCGGTTTTGGCATGCAGAGTATTGTGAACAACTTTGTATCTGGCCTGATTTTGCTGATCGAACGGCCCATCAAGGTGGGCGACTGGATTGTGGTTGGGGCAGATCAGGGCTTTGTGAAGGATATTCGCGTTCGCGCAACCGAGATCGAGACCTTTGATCGTTCATCGGTGGTGATCCCCAATTCCGAACTGATTTCAAACCGGGTTCTGAACTGGACGCTGAAGGAACGGTCGGGGCGTGGCATTGTGCCAATTGGCGTTTCCTATAGTGCGGATGCCAACCAGGTGCGTGATATTTTACTCGAAATGGCGGATAAACGCCGTGAAATTCTAAGCTATCCGGCACCGCAAGTGGTGTTTATCGGTTTTGGCGAAAGTTCACTGGATTTTGAATTGCGTTACTTCCTGCGCGATATTGGCGATGTGCTGGCGGTGGCAAGCTCTATCCGGTTCGAGGTGTTAGAGCGGTTCCGCGAAGAAGGCATTGAAATTCCGTTTCCGCAGCGTGACGTCAATTTGCGCGATATTGACCGCCTGGAAGATGCCATTCGCAGCCTTGCCCGCCAGAATGGCAGCAAGAAAGATCAGGCGGATAATCATCCGCCTGAAGCAGAGGCCGATAGGGAACTGGTTGAGGGTGGCAAAACGCCACCAGCCGATGGCGCGGGTGCGGCGGGTCCCCAGCTCGATAAATCACAAACGGCGATCCCGTCAGATTCCTCGACATCCGAAATACCGGGCAGTGCCACCCCCGCGACCCGGGAACTGCCAGACGGAGACCGTTAG
- a CDS encoding LuxR C-terminal-related transcriptional regulator, whose translation MSMSQEIHDTDRQILAIGFHAADIELLIGNNTGWRAVADPDFRLAWRGEGQYCAALIAQGHNELLSHSQMRYLSHVARQIPLITFIPDGNYIPGRRLDRASSALMFSSTASLLTEICELAREDCWILPGKMDSVFLLLGDSAEGMAARLSDREWYLLHEIQDGKSNGEIARDVGSSEAEVKAWLVDVFGVLGVATRTQAAIVSFFIERHLRDAPGGGVRIACEDGE comes from the coding sequence ATGAGCATGTCCCAAGAAATTCACGATACAGATCGCCAGATCCTGGCTATCGGTTTTCATGCCGCAGATATTGAATTACTGATCGGTAATAATACGGGGTGGCGCGCGGTGGCAGACCCCGATTTTCGATTGGCCTGGCGTGGTGAAGGGCAATATTGTGCCGCATTGATTGCCCAGGGACATAACGAGTTATTAAGCCATTCGCAAATGCGGTATCTGTCGCATGTTGCGCGACAAATTCCCCTGATCACTTTTATCCCTGACGGAAATTATATTCCCGGAAGGCGCTTGGACCGGGCCAGTTCAGCCCTGATGTTTTCGTCAACCGCGTCTTTGTTAACAGAAATATGCGAACTCGCACGCGAGGATTGCTGGATTTTACCGGGTAAAATGGACAGCGTTTTTTTGTTGCTGGGCGATAGTGCCGAGGGAATGGCGGCGCGATTGTCCGATCGTGAGTGGTATTTGCTGCATGAAATTCAGGATGGAAAAAGCAATGGCGAAATCGCCCGGGATGTCGGCAGCAGCGAGGCCGAGGTAAAGGCATGGCTTGTTGATGTGTTTGGTGTCTTGGGGGTGGCAACCCGCACCCAGGCCGCGATTGTATCGTTTTTTATCGAAAGGCATTTGCGTGATGCGCCTGGTGGGGGCGTTCGTATTGCCTGTGAGGATGGGGAATGA
- a CDS encoding NUDIX domain-containing protein, with protein MTKTIKTVNWILQKDGRTLSVRTHGRDRFYLPGGKIDAGETPIIALKREIREELGVELVSDTITEIGIFSGHGHNMPDDTQVHMTCFQADYSGTLAPSREIAEMRWLGQDERHLMAPMGQKITAKLAADTASETPRL; from the coding sequence ATGACCAAAACAATCAAGACCGTTAACTGGATCCTGCAAAAAGACGGCCGCACACTTTCCGTCCGCACCCACGGGCGCGACAGGTTTTACCTGCCTGGCGGCAAAATCGATGCGGGGGAAACACCGATCATCGCCCTGAAACGGGAAATCCGCGAAGAACTAGGTGTGGAACTGGTGTCCGACACCATCACGGAAATCGGCATTTTTTCCGGGCACGGCCATAACATGCCCGATGATACCCAGGTCCACATGACCTGTTTTCAAGCCGATTATTCCGGCACCCTGGCCCCGTCGCGCGAAATTGCCGAAATGCGCTGGCTTGGCCAGGATGAACGCCACCTGATGGCACCGATGGGCCAAAAAATCACCGCCAAACTGGCCGCTGATACAGCAAGTGAAACACCCCGCCTATAA
- a CDS encoding CsgG/HfaB family protein — MTLGKTSAGTGKMLRKLAATALAATSLAACAPGPGSYSQNRIDPMISFPVTDNETPYSACLRELKDVPANRLPIFAVGEIADKTGQLNYDENGHAVSQGVSEMVMSALYKSGRANLVERFDLRIPLAEVRLSEQGRLTRNIEQYGKIPASDFILVGAVTELNYNILSEGAQLYVRGIGGGGRTVVINVAMDLRVIDSKSFAVRYVSSLQKQIMGYEVSAGVFRFFGINLVEFDAGRIRNEPLQLGVRAVAEMGVYQIMTDFLGLPQTPECALSKANDMSAHLERFSSLSKDHKANQQE; from the coding sequence TTGACTTTGGGGAAGACTTCAGCAGGGACAGGAAAAATGCTTCGCAAATTAGCAGCAACCGCATTGGCCGCGACAAGCCTCGCAGCTTGCGCGCCGGGACCCGGTTCATATTCACAGAACCGCATTGATCCCATGATCTCCTTTCCGGTTACTGACAACGAAACACCCTACAGCGCCTGTCTGCGCGAACTCAAAGATGTACCGGCAAACCGGCTTCCGATTTTTGCTGTTGGCGAAATTGCCGACAAAACCGGTCAGCTCAATTACGACGAAAACGGCCACGCCGTTTCCCAGGGTGTCAGCGAAATGGTCATGAGCGCCCTTTATAAGTCGGGGAGGGCAAATTTGGTGGAACGCTTTGATTTGCGTATTCCGCTTGCTGAAGTCCGCCTCTCCGAACAGGGCCGTTTAACCCGCAATATCGAACAATATGGCAAAATCCCCGCATCGGATTTCATCCTCGTCGGGGCAGTAACGGAACTCAATTACAACATCCTCAGCGAAGGTGCGCAGCTTTATGTGCGCGGCATTGGCGGGGGTGGCCGAACCGTTGTTATCAATGTGGCAATGGATCTTCGGGTCATCGATTCAAAATCATTCGCCGTCCGCTATGTCAGCTCGCTGCAAAAGCAGATCATGGGCTACGAGGTCAGTGCCGGCGTGTTTCGTTTCTTCGGAATAAATCTTGTCGAATTTGACGCCGGGCGCATCCGGAACGAGCCGCTACAGCTTGGCGTCAGAGCGGTTGCAGAAATGGGGGTCTATCAAATCATGACAGATTTCTTGGGGCTGCCGCAAACACCGGAATGTGCACTTTCCAAAGCCAATGACATGAGTGCGCATCTAGAGCGGTTTTCTTCTTTATCCAAAGACCACAAAGCAAATCAACAGGAGTGA